From Lolium perenne isolate Kyuss_39 chromosome 5, Kyuss_2.0, whole genome shotgun sequence, a single genomic window includes:
- the LOC139831760 gene encoding uncharacterized protein, which translates to MKHYTSQNVLVHADFDMRFTNMLPRSEGPAHDASILGDSLSRLDGLQIHEGKFYLGDAGYACQPGILPPSRKTRYHLNEFSLRHRPRNAKELFNLRHSSLRVAIERAFAALKNMFKVLDQKPFHTFNTQVKLVIACCILHNWILGWGDDEFFEEVVTFDEVQTGHGVNTCDNDAWKEKRQEWADAMWEARGNTTI; encoded by the coding sequence ATGAAGCACTACACCAGCCAGAACGTGCTAGTACATGCGGATTTCGATATGAGGTTCACCAACATGCTTCCTAGGTCGGAGGGTCCAGCTCATGATGCGAGCATCCTGGGTGACAGCTTGTCAAGGCTTGATGGGTTGCAAATCCATGAGGGTAAGTTCTACCTTGGAGATGCTGGATATGCATGCCAACCTGGTATTCTACCTCCCTCCAGGAAAACAAGGTACCACCTCAACGAGTTCTCTCTTAGGCACCGACCTCGGAATGCGAAAGAGTTGTTCAATCTGAGACACTCAAGCCTTAGAGTAGCCATTGAGAGGGCATTTGCTGCATTGAAGAACATGTTCAAGGTCCTTGACCAGAAACCGTTCCACACTTTTAACACTCAAGTAAAGCTGGTCATTGCTTGTTGCATTCTTCACAACTGGATCCTAGGTTGGGGCGATGATGAGTTCTTCGAAGAGGTTGTCACTTTTGATGAAGTACAGACCGGCCATGGCGTGAACACATGCGACAATGATGCTTGGAAGGAGAAGAGGCAAGAGTGGGCGGACGCAATGTGGGAAGCCAGAGGCAACACCACCATCTGA